The following are from one region of the Cystobacter fuscus DSM 2262 genome:
- a CDS encoding AAA family ATPase, translated as MLESMHLKNVGPAPEMELRLAQRLNLITGDNGLGKSFLLDIAWWALTRTWARYLVLPSPSQGKPRIGYSYTKSTPGSYSYESTYDRKIERWSVNNGRPAIPGLVLYAQVDGGFSVWDPARNYWKIDAPNRPSSYLFAPHEVWEGNAHCEGLIRDWASWQRENGEAFNMLTKVLQVLSPPGGKPLVPGELRKLTVEDPKRYPTLRMPYGQDVAVTHSSAGMRRIIALTYLLIWAWQEHIAAAEVRGGDPARELIFLIDEIEAHLHPQWQRRIVPAVLNVMDALTGSHRSRVQLITATHSPLVLASVEPLFDVKKDAWFDLDLEEARVVLRKREFVRRGEVSNWLTSEAFDLRKARSLEAESAIETALALLRQKDPPWQDVESADQKLRAAGLPDIDPFWVRWGQFVEERKPAKRGKR; from the coding sequence ATGCTTGAGTCGATGCACCTGAAGAATGTCGGACCCGCGCCCGAGATGGAGCTGAGGCTTGCGCAACGGCTCAACCTCATCACAGGCGACAACGGGCTGGGCAAGAGCTTCCTGCTGGACATCGCTTGGTGGGCCCTGACCAGGACATGGGCACGCTATCTGGTCCTTCCTTCTCCCTCGCAGGGCAAGCCCAGGATCGGGTACAGCTACACGAAATCCACTCCCGGTAGCTACTCGTACGAGAGTACGTATGATCGCAAGATCGAGCGCTGGTCCGTCAACAATGGCCGGCCCGCCATTCCGGGGCTCGTGCTTTACGCGCAGGTCGACGGTGGCTTCTCCGTATGGGATCCGGCGCGCAACTACTGGAAGATCGATGCGCCGAACCGTCCCAGTTCCTATCTCTTCGCGCCTCACGAAGTGTGGGAGGGGAACGCGCACTGTGAAGGGCTGATTCGCGACTGGGCTTCGTGGCAACGCGAGAACGGTGAGGCATTCAACATGCTGACCAAGGTTCTCCAGGTGCTGTCACCGCCCGGGGGAAAGCCGCTGGTCCCAGGGGAGCTGAGGAAGCTCACCGTGGAAGATCCGAAGCGATACCCGACACTGCGGATGCCCTACGGCCAGGATGTCGCCGTGACACACTCGTCGGCGGGCATGCGGCGCATCATCGCCCTGACCTACCTGCTGATCTGGGCCTGGCAAGAACACATCGCGGCGGCCGAGGTTCGTGGCGGCGATCCGGCCCGCGAGCTCATCTTCCTCATCGATGAGATCGAAGCACACCTCCATCCTCAGTGGCAGCGCCGCATCGTACCGGCTGTGCTCAACGTGATGGACGCGCTCACCGGGAGCCACCGCTCTCGCGTCCAGCTCATCACGGCGACGCACTCCCCCTTGGTGCTGGCCTCCGTGGAGCCACTCTTCGACGTCAAGAAGGACGCATGGTTCGACCTGGACCTTGAAGAGGCCCGGGTCGTCCTGCGCAAGCGCGAGTTCGTGCGCCGGGGAGAGGTCTCCAACTGGCTCACCAGCGAGGCCTTCGATTTGAGGAAAGCCCGATCGCTTGAAGCCGAGTCCGCCATCGAGACCGCGCTGGCGCTGCTCCGTCAAAAGGACCCGCCATGGCAGGACGTGGAGTCCGCAGACCAGAAACTGCGCGCCGCGGGGCTTCCGGACATTGATCCGTTCTGGGTCCGATGGGGACAGTTTGTCGAGGAGCGCAAGCCAGCGAAGCGAGGCAAGCGGTGA
- a CDS encoding Imm52 family immunity protein, with translation MRGDFYIGAYWGPRKETALECARRAELFFHMLARYDPTFVQWYRRGRGAPRELPGHLVRQNVEEWEQLFLRGMNRTDATRKVMEDLGFRVAVWNAKTSERTRIELHCGEYSPFGPGNTCLFHPPHEGPARERILSAPVLAGVLTSIATAWDPDFAMASSSEMVGLIQKRKREVRVGWLTYVSRRQGTVPPLPAPVRIEPVGTLGWLLILSPEPMMASNPEHVAFTARIRELLDRAGLLERPEPGPVRE, from the coding sequence ATGCGAGGTGATTTCTACATAGGGGCGTACTGGGGACCGCGCAAGGAGACGGCGCTGGAGTGCGCCCGGCGCGCGGAACTCTTCTTCCACATGTTGGCACGGTACGACCCAACGTTCGTCCAATGGTACCGAAGGGGACGCGGAGCCCCGCGCGAATTGCCGGGCCATCTCGTCCGCCAGAACGTGGAAGAGTGGGAGCAGTTGTTCCTTCGAGGCATGAACCGCACGGATGCCACCAGGAAGGTCATGGAGGACCTGGGGTTTCGCGTGGCTGTGTGGAATGCGAAAACCAGCGAGCGGACCCGCATCGAGCTTCACTGCGGTGAGTACTCGCCTTTTGGGCCCGGAAATACCTGCCTGTTCCATCCTCCTCACGAGGGTCCGGCGCGCGAGCGGATATTGAGCGCCCCCGTACTGGCCGGAGTGCTCACCAGCATCGCCACGGCCTGGGACCCGGACTTCGCCATGGCCAGCTCCTCCGAGATGGTGGGCCTCATCCAGAAGCGCAAGCGGGAGGTGCGGGTGGGCTGGCTGACCTACGTGTCGCGCCGCCAGGGCACGGTTCCTCCACTGCCCGCGCCCGTGCGCATCGAGCCGGTGGGAACGCTGGGCTGGCTGCTCATCCTCTCCCCCGAGCCCATGATGGCGAGCAATCCCGAGCACGTGGCCTTTACCGCCCGCATCCGCGAGCTGCTCGACCGGGCGGGCCTCCTCGAACGTCCGGAACCCGGTCCGGTCCGCGAGTAG
- a CDS encoding MarR family winged helix-turn-helix transcriptional regulator, whose protein sequence is MPITPRDFAHLYDVLNRNTRNVMNRLDNYCLWASDQPRFQSDAEKTAKYQEWLLTEANGALAAARAQLTPRAWQLFTRAVEVGGTFSPSDFQELGFNNQPNLSLHVRSLEEAGLLVSSQDETDKRRKTVQVTPKGWLVNHARVQTVQSS, encoded by the coding sequence ATGCCCATCACTCCGCGGGATTTTGCTCATCTTTATGATGTGTTGAATCGAAACACGCGAAACGTGATGAACCGGCTTGATAATTACTGCCTTTGGGCCTCCGACCAACCGCGCTTTCAAAGTGACGCAGAAAAGACCGCCAAATATCAGGAGTGGCTATTGACGGAGGCGAATGGCGCACTCGCTGCCGCCAGAGCACAGTTGACCCCACGAGCATGGCAGTTGTTTACACGGGCCGTAGAAGTTGGTGGCACCTTTTCGCCTAGTGACTTCCAAGAACTTGGGTTCAATAATCAACCCAATCTTTCACTCCACGTGAGGAGCCTTGAAGAGGCTGGTCTGCTTGTAAGCAGCCAGGATGAGACAGATAAGCGTCGCAAGACGGTCCAAGTCACTCCAAAAGGCTGGCTGGTCAATCATGCCCGAGTTCAGACAGTTCAGAGCTCATGA
- a CDS encoding Tox-REase-5 domain-containing protein produces MQEVDPFQLVQEASGLEEEDWHPAGAALYLGQARQLLVELAKTPVTSKSFAPRRVLCWLLREVLAGGERVEYADLKWRAERFWPLVLVRPDGYLVAALTGSPLQRMGPLQLVEGEWRVGRLVVGDFYFSSGGVFYPVNTALRRTDSPPLAELGLGRDPLNAALDGAQDALGEMAMALAHSILHPIRTVEDLAQLPTTVARLIASSPEYFARYGAMSWEDQIREAARLSTHVVMMLGGAEATVGRISGLGAALPVLSLTARGEMVLSGVVVGGTLSTTAGMDLGALSVLHMAGRGPGRTGGLSVKAGKSTQTAAAKGPGKWTYKTPTTESTQALDYQEQVTQRPAWYVYMVDEVEFDGFNGKELLEAKGASYRKFLKKDGALQPWFENGKGFLGLVDQAGRQSVKARTLNVPVVWHVAEVEFASFLRAFFRKNGWDNITVCHTPSAR; encoded by the coding sequence GTGCAAGAGGTGGATCCATTCCAACTGGTACAGGAGGCCAGTGGCCTGGAGGAAGAGGACTGGCACCCGGCGGGCGCGGCTCTCTACCTGGGACAGGCGCGCCAACTGCTGGTCGAGCTGGCGAAGACGCCCGTCACCTCCAAGAGCTTCGCCCCGCGCCGGGTGCTGTGCTGGCTGTTGCGCGAGGTGCTCGCGGGCGGCGAGCGCGTGGAGTACGCCGACTTGAAGTGGCGTGCCGAGCGCTTCTGGCCCCTGGTCCTGGTGCGCCCGGACGGTTATCTGGTGGCTGCGCTCACCGGCTCGCCCCTTCAGCGCATGGGTCCACTCCAGCTGGTGGAGGGTGAGTGGCGGGTGGGTCGCCTCGTGGTGGGCGATTTCTACTTCTCGAGTGGGGGCGTCTTCTACCCGGTGAACACCGCCCTGCGGCGCACGGACAGCCCGCCCCTGGCCGAACTGGGACTGGGCAGGGATCCACTCAACGCGGCCCTCGACGGGGCGCAGGACGCCCTGGGGGAGATGGCGATGGCACTGGCCCACTCCATCCTCCATCCCATTCGCACCGTGGAGGACCTCGCGCAACTGCCCACGACGGTGGCGCGCCTCATTGCCTCCTCGCCGGAGTACTTCGCGCGCTATGGCGCCATGTCCTGGGAGGACCAGATACGGGAGGCGGCGCGCCTGTCCACGCATGTCGTCATGATGCTCGGGGGGGCGGAGGCCACGGTGGGACGCATCAGCGGGCTGGGAGCCGCACTGCCGGTGCTGTCACTCACGGCCCGGGGCGAAATGGTGCTGAGCGGAGTCGTGGTGGGAGGCACGTTAAGCACCACGGCAGGGATGGACCTGGGGGCGCTCTCCGTCCTGCACATGGCGGGGAGGGGTCCGGGACGCACCGGTGGTTTGAGCGTCAAGGCGGGAAAGTCCACCCAGACAGCCGCGGCGAAGGGGCCCGGTAAGTGGACGTACAAGACGCCCACCACCGAGTCTACGCAAGCCTTGGATTATCAGGAGCAGGTAACACAGCGGCCTGCTTGGTACGTGTACATGGTGGATGAGGTGGAGTTCGATGGCTTCAATGGCAAAGAGTTGCTCGAAGCCAAGGGCGCTAGCTACAGAAAATTTCTCAAGAAAGACGGTGCGCTCCAACCCTGGTTCGAAAATGGAAAGGGGTTCTTGGGATTGGTGGACCAAGCAGGTCGGCAGTCGGTTAAGGCAAGGACACTGAATGTGCCGGTGGTCTGGCATGTAGCCGAAGTGGAATTCGCGAGTTTCCTTCGTGCTTTTTTCAGGAAGAATGGCTGGGACAACATCACTGTCTGCCATACACCGTCAGCGAGATAA
- a CDS encoding RNA polymerase sigma factor, translating into MTASATQRAIDAIWRIESARLIAGLARLVRDVGLAEELAQDALVAALERWPESGVPDNPGAWLMATAKHRAVDLFRRSKLLERKHEELGQELEAQRALAVPEFDAALDDDVGDDLLRLVFTACHPVLSTEARVALTLRLLGGLTTGEIARAFLVPEPTIAQRIVRAKRTLSEAHVPFEVPRGAELEARLSSVLQVIYLVFNEGYSATAGDDWVRPALCEDALRLGRILAGLVPKEPEVHGLVALMELQASRLRARVGPSGEPVLLLDQNRGRWDQLLIRRGLAAIERAEALGGARGPYTVQAAIAACHARARRPAETDWARIAALYETLAELVPSPVVELNRAVAVSMAFGPAAGLELVDALLSERSLEDYHLLPSVRGDLLAKLGRFDEARAEFERAASLTHNERERKLLLDRARACPRPST; encoded by the coding sequence GTGACGGCTTCCGCTACGCAGCGCGCCATCGACGCCATCTGGAGGATCGAGTCCGCCAGGCTCATCGCCGGTCTCGCGCGACTCGTGCGCGACGTGGGGCTCGCCGAGGAGCTCGCGCAGGACGCGCTCGTCGCCGCGCTCGAGCGGTGGCCGGAGTCGGGCGTCCCGGACAACCCGGGCGCTTGGCTCATGGCCACCGCGAAGCATCGCGCGGTCGACCTCTTCCGCAGGAGCAAGCTCCTCGAGCGCAAGCACGAGGAGCTTGGTCAGGAACTCGAGGCTCAGCGAGCACTGGCGGTGCCGGAGTTCGACGCCGCGCTCGACGATGACGTGGGCGATGACCTCCTGCGCCTCGTGTTCACGGCCTGTCATCCGGTGCTCTCGACCGAGGCCCGCGTCGCGCTCACGCTGCGCTTGCTCGGCGGTCTGACGACCGGGGAGATCGCGCGCGCGTTCCTCGTCCCGGAGCCGACCATCGCCCAGCGGATCGTCCGAGCCAAGCGGACCCTCTCCGAGGCGCATGTCCCCTTCGAGGTTCCCCGAGGCGCCGAACTCGAGGCCCGCCTCTCGTCGGTGCTCCAGGTCATCTACCTCGTCTTCAACGAGGGCTACTCGGCGACCGCCGGTGACGACTGGGTGCGGCCCGCGCTCTGCGAGGATGCGCTCCGTCTGGGCCGGATCCTGGCCGGGCTGGTTCCGAAGGAGCCGGAAGTCCACGGCCTCGTCGCGCTCATGGAACTCCAGGCGTCACGGCTGAGGGCACGGGTCGGCCCGTCGGGAGAGCCCGTCCTGTTGCTCGATCAGAACCGGGGACGCTGGGATCAACTCCTCATCCGTCGTGGCCTCGCGGCAATCGAGCGGGCCGAGGCGCTCGGCGGCGCGCGGGGTCCGTACACCGTGCAGGCCGCGATCGCCGCCTGTCACGCACGGGCGCGTAGGCCAGCCGAGACGGACTGGGCGCGCATCGCGGCGCTCTACGAGACGCTCGCCGAGCTGGTGCCATCACCCGTCGTGGAGCTGAACCGCGCGGTTGCCGTCTCGATGGCGTTCGGTCCCGCGGCGGGGCTCGAGCTCGTCGATGCGCTGCTCTCGGAACGCTCGCTCGAGGACTACCACCTCTTGCCGAGCGTGCGTGGCGATCTCCTGGCGAAGCTCGGCCGCTTCGACGAGGCCCGTGCGGAGTTCGAGCGCGCGGCATCGCTCACGCACAACGAACGCGAGCGCAAGCTGCTCCTCGACCGCGCCCGCGCCTGTCCTCGGCCGTCGACCTGA
- a CDS encoding Imm52 family immunity protein translates to MRGDFYIGAYWGPRKETALECARRAELFFHMLARYDPTFTQWYRRGRGAPRELPGHPVRQVVEEWEQLFLRGMNRTDATRKVMEDLGFRADVWNAKTSERTRIELHCGEYSPFGPGNTCLFHPPHEGPTRERILSAPVLAGVLTSIATAWDPDFAMASSSEMVDLIQKRKREVRVGWLTYLSRRLGTVPPLPAPVRIEPVGTLGWLLILSPEPMTASNPEHVAFTARIRELLDRAGLIERPEPGPVRE, encoded by the coding sequence GTGCGAGGGGATTTCTACATAGGGGCTTATTGGGGACCGCGCAAGGAGACGGCGCTGGAGTGCGCCCGGCGCGCGGAACTCTTCTTCCACATGCTGGCGCGGTATGACCCGACGTTTACCCAGTGGTATCGGCGGGGACGTGGCGCCCCCCGCGAACTGCCGGGTCACCCCGTCCGCCAGGTCGTGGAAGAGTGGGAGCAGTTGTTTCTTCGCGGCATGAACCGCACGGACGCCACCAGAAAGGTCATGGAGGACCTGGGGTTTCGCGCGGATGTATGGAATGCGAAGACGAGCGAGCGGACCCGCATCGAGCTGCACTGCGGTGAGTACTCTCCCTTTGGGCCCGGAAACACCTGCCTGTTCCATCCACCTCACGAGGGGCCGACGCGAGAGCGGATATTGAGCGCACCCGTGCTGGCCGGAGTGCTCACCAGCATCGCCACGGCCTGGGACCCGGACTTCGCCATGGCCAGTTCCTCTGAAATGGTGGACCTCATCCAGAAGCGGAAGCGGGAGGTGAGGGTGGGCTGGTTGACTTACCTGTCACGCCGCCTGGGCACGGTTCCTCCGCTACCCGCGCCCGTGCGCATCGAGCCGGTGGGCACCCTGGGCTGGCTCCTCATCCTCTCCCCCGAGCCCATGACGGCGAGTAACCCCGAGCACGTGGCCTTCACCGCCCGCATCCGTGAACTGCTCGACCGGGCGGGCCTCATCGAGCGTCCGGAACCCGGTCCAGTCCGCGAGTAG
- a CDS encoding IS4 family transposase: MALEAIVERFTKRSPVTVMVRRILQHAMNSQWIDQLFEAQREKQYTRELLFSTVVDLMALVALGLRPSLHAAAQADPQLPVSLTALYDKVNRTEPQVVRGLVQEGAKRLLPVMQKLKKAQPPWAAGYQVRVLDGNHLPASQKRLKELRNFRGAALPGQSLVVYAPEMGLVVDVLPAEDAHTQERALMGPILEQVKPGELWLADRNFSTSKILLALDEKQAAFIIREHGASPNPTPLEEKRELGRGKTGEVFEQAVKIEGDKPLKLRRIEVHLEEPTEDGETVIRILTNVPAEKMGALAVAELYRGRWKIEGMFGELEAVLESEVRSLGQPKAALLAFGVAVMAYNVLSVVKAAVEVGQEEEAAKRGWQVSTFYIATEVKATYSGMMTAVEPQEWSGQGEESAEQLSEVLLELAKQVKLSTLRKHPRAAKKKVKKGYVSAEEARKHVATARVLKGEKP, encoded by the coding sequence ATGGCCCTAGAAGCGATTGTGGAACGTTTTACCAAGCGCAGTCCCGTGACCGTCATGGTGCGCCGGATACTCCAGCACGCCATGAATTCACAGTGGATTGACCAGTTGTTTGAAGCGCAGCGAGAAAAGCAATACACCCGCGAACTTCTCTTCTCCACGGTGGTGGACCTGATGGCGTTGGTAGCCTTGGGATTGCGGCCTTCGCTTCACGCCGCAGCGCAAGCTGACCCCCAGTTGCCTGTCTCCCTGACAGCGCTGTACGACAAAGTCAATCGTACTGAGCCCCAGGTGGTACGAGGCCTCGTGCAGGAAGGCGCGAAGCGATTGTTGCCCGTGATGCAGAAACTGAAGAAGGCGCAACCCCCCTGGGCAGCCGGCTACCAGGTGCGTGTCCTGGATGGCAACCACCTACCAGCCAGTCAGAAGCGACTCAAGGAGTTGAGGAATTTCAGAGGAGCTGCCCTCCCAGGACAGTCGCTGGTGGTCTATGCACCCGAGATGGGATTGGTGGTGGATGTACTACCAGCGGAGGATGCACATACGCAAGAGAGGGCTCTGATGGGACCTATCTTGGAGCAGGTGAAACCAGGAGAGTTGTGGCTGGCTGACCGGAACTTCAGCACGAGCAAGATTCTGCTGGCCCTGGATGAAAAGCAAGCGGCCTTCATCATTCGAGAGCACGGAGCGTCACCCAATCCCACGCCGCTGGAGGAGAAGCGGGAATTGGGACGAGGAAAGACAGGGGAGGTGTTTGAACAGGCGGTGAAGATAGAGGGGGACAAGCCGTTGAAGTTGAGGCGGATAGAGGTACACCTGGAGGAGCCAACGGAGGATGGAGAGACAGTCATCAGGATATTGACGAATGTGCCTGCGGAGAAGATGGGAGCCTTAGCGGTAGCCGAGTTGTATAGGGGCCGCTGGAAGATAGAGGGAATGTTCGGAGAGTTGGAAGCAGTGCTGGAAAGTGAAGTGCGAAGTCTTGGACAGCCGAAGGCGGCGCTGTTGGCGTTTGGGGTAGCAGTGATGGCGTACAATGTACTGTCGGTGGTGAAAGCCGCAGTGGAAGTCGGCCAAGAAGAGGAAGCTGCCAAGCGTGGATGGCAAGTCTCCACCTTTTACATTGCGACCGAGGTGAAGGCGACCTACAGCGGGATGATGACGGCGGTAGAACCGCAAGAGTGGAGCGGACAGGGAGAAGAATCCGCGGAGCAACTCAGCGAGGTGCTGCTGGAATTGGCGAAGCAGGTGAAACTCTCCACACTGCGCAAGCACCCGCGAGCGGCCAAGAAGAAAGTGAAGAAAGGCTATGTGTCGGCAGAGGAGGCGAGAAAACACGTGGCGACAGCGCGCGTGCTCAAGGGAGAGAAGCCCTGA